From a single Photobacterium gaetbulicola Gung47 genomic region:
- a CDS encoding putative ABC transporter, ATP-binding protein (COG4181), with protein MLRLVNLCKGYMDGDEYHSVLQGAELELKQGEQLALMGESGSGKSTLLNLIAGLDSVDSGEVWLGDKPIHTISERERTAFRRNNIGLVFQQFNLLPTLTTADNIRFCRQLKGLEENPALWRQIIAALDLMPLLGRYPEEMSGGQQQRAAIARALYMEPQILLADEPTGSLDERNAAAVINLLINLTKQLDCTLLLVTHSKQVAAHMNGCIRLQGGLLHVKPRS; from the coding sequence ATGTTACGACTGGTCAACCTTTGCAAAGGATATATGGATGGTGATGAATACCATTCGGTTTTGCAAGGTGCTGAGCTGGAATTAAAGCAAGGTGAGCAACTGGCGCTGATGGGTGAGAGTGGCTCGGGAAAAAGTACCCTGCTTAACCTGATTGCTGGGCTAGATAGTGTTGATTCCGGCGAGGTATGGCTTGGTGATAAGCCTATCCATACTATCTCGGAGCGAGAGAGAACGGCTTTCCGTCGTAACAATATAGGGTTAGTTTTTCAGCAATTCAATTTGCTACCGACCCTCACGACGGCAGACAATATTCGTTTCTGCCGCCAGCTCAAGGGGCTGGAAGAAAACCCTGCGCTGTGGCGACAAATTATCGCCGCCTTGGATTTGATGCCGCTGCTGGGGCGTTACCCGGAAGAAATGTCGGGAGGCCAGCAACAGCGCGCGGCGATTGCCCGGGCGCTTTACATGGAGCCACAAATTCTATTGGCGGATGAACCGACCGGTAGCCTGGATGAGCGAAATGCCGCTGCGGTGATTAATTTGCTTATCAACCTGACCAAACAATTGGATTGTACTTTGCTGCTGGTTACCCACAGTAAACAGGTGGCCGCACATATGAACGGCTGCATTCGCCTGCAGGGAGGACTGTTACATGTCAAGCCCCGTAGCTAA